One genomic segment of Fusobacterium sp. IOR10 includes these proteins:
- a CDS encoding Fic family protein gives MDISDVKDYTIADDKYTYPKSTVLRNKFNIRNHELLAEQEVFFTSLRLIELTLKPLKGKLDFNYLKKIHKYIFQDCYDFAGEIRKVDIQKGSSKFCITRYIQIQGEEIFERLKKENYLKGYKYDEFCEKLAYFMGDLISLHPFREGNGRANREFFRILCTRAGYDLDYSDFEKKEILKADIGCFNLDIEPMLKLMKSGLVKQIK, from the coding sequence ATGGATATTAGTGATGTAAAGGATTATACAATAGCTGATGATAAATACACATATCCTAAGTCAACTGTACTTAGAAATAAATTTAATATTAGAAATCATGAACTTCTTGCAGAACAGGAAGTTTTTTTCACATCCTTAAGGCTAATAGAATTAACTTTAAAACCTCTAAAGGGAAAGTTAGATTTCAACTACTTAAAAAAAATTCACAAATATATATTTCAAGATTGTTATGATTTTGCTGGAGAAATAAGAAAGGTAGATATTCAAAAGGGATCTAGTAAATTTTGTATAACAAGATATATTCAAATTCAAGGGGAAGAAATATTTGAAAGGTTAAAAAAAGAAAATTATTTAAAAGGCTATAAATATGATGAATTTTGTGAAAAATTAGCATATTTCATGGGGGATTTAATATCTTTACATCCATTTAGAGAAGGGAATGGAAGAGCAAATAGAGAATTTTTTAGAATTTTATGTACAAGGGCAGGCTATGATTTAGATTATTCTGATTTTGAAAAGAAAGAGATATTAAAAGCAGATATAGGATGTTTTAATCTAGACATTGAACCAATGTTAAAATTAATGAAAAGTGGATTAGTAAAACAAATAAAATAG